A genomic window from Silene latifolia isolate original U9 population chromosome 11, ASM4854445v1, whole genome shotgun sequence includes:
- the LOC141612545 gene encoding uncharacterized protein LOC141612545, with translation MPNFFRRMVGSNSKANASQRNREDEEVEDEENPEFPSQRQENMQVILSEARARPDHYWWDDEPIKKYVTWSFTCNTGDEYFTRWGEASNAQRRKMWNYFATHVRSIDPEYDPIPEWQARVTRRITTLINGIKYNKKPPKWVPVSWLENLKNRPNDPTFAKHSKVNTANRKSGGKDGKALGTHTLGRKSCSDAFKELRR, from the exons ATGCCGAACTTTTTTCGCCGTATGGTTGGGAGCAATAGTAAGGCAAATGCATCTCAACGGAATCGGGAGGACGAGGAGGTTGAGGATGAGGAAAATCCTGAATTTCCATCACAAAGACAGGAGAACATgcaggtgattctctcagaggcccgtgctcggccagatcattattg gtgggatgacgaaccaatcaagaaatatgttacttggtcatTCACCTGTAACACtggagatgagtacttcactaggtggggtgaagcgagtaacgcacagcgtcggaagatgtggaattactttgcg actcatgtaagatccatcgatcctgagtatgatcctattcctgagtggcaggcgagggtaacgaggcggattaccactcttatcaatggaataaaatataacaagaaaccgccaaagtgggtgcctgttTCTTGGTTGGAGAACCTTAAGAATAGGCCTAATGatcctacttttgccaaacattcgaaagtcaacacggcaaataggaagtcgggtgggaaagatgggaaagcattgggcacccacactcttggtcgtaagagttgctccgatgctttcaaggaattg AGGAGATGA